A genome region from Diorhabda carinulata isolate Delta chromosome 2, icDioCari1.1, whole genome shotgun sequence includes the following:
- the LOC130904019 gene encoding laminin subunit gamma-1-like isoform X2 codes for MGHRRCFALLFFLFTLTKISRCTLWDGITPWYTGSKCNCNGYSNRCYFDQKLYEKTGHGGHCLDCTANRDGVNCERCRDNFYMRQDGYCIPCDCNRIGSRNLQCNDEGICSCMPGVTGEKCDRCEINFYDFSAYGCKNCSCSQVGSTDNQPRCNPYSGTCYCKENVEGKRCRECKPGFFDLQLENPFGCTPCFCYGHSSSCKSTPGYSKYTIESTFARSDEKWTAEDINGRSSPLKYDSFTQSIGVRCLEDEIIYFAAPYRFLGDQRSSYNQLLEFILKIGNNRPTPSATDVIIEGNGLSISNTIFSQQNKLPSIQAQKFSFRLNEHPNYGWQPRVSSFVFISIITNITAIKIKGTYGFGGVGYMEKFRLESALRGGAGEPAHWIETCDCPTGYTGQFCESCAPGYRHSPARNDPFLPCVPCDCNNHASLCDSETGKCICQHNTTGENCQYCNRGYYGNALKGTPNDCQPCGCPNNGPCIQIDDKHIMCTECPTGYTGHRCEFCSDGYFGDPSGQFGPIAPCKICDCNRNIDPNAIGNCNTTTGECLKCIYNTGGAKCDVCLSGFYGNALVQPKGDCKRCECDLPGTETDLRGAAICDQTTGTCQCKNHVIGRNCDKCEDGYFNLLSGHGCQNCNCDTIGSINQTCDGTTGKCYCRAGITGLRCDRCENKHYGFSIEGCKACDCDPLGSVDLQCDNFGQCLCLDNVEGKKCDRCKENKYDRRRGCIECPECYKLVQRSLKNHTDKLDMLNQVLYDIETKPTVVSDDEFPQKLMEKQKEVAELYENSSNMLSEEGLFVKVDKIRSGTTNIWRTLSEIDENLYNIENTNFLTKNNLNHIDELVEEFKEKIDEVEEDLLVKGTRSLKEAQERAIIAGEHSEKMTAISQDARDLANNLQLQALNIEETALKSKLRSIEAYKTAKNSLATQGQITDLLRYLRNELQKTEQQLYASKEWTKEVSDKAQTVKKNALLLFNEIENLIIPKIDIDEFVEKSRELKQKALDFKSRYNNILKESEDVKNRIAQQIIASKELLAVALKQQEEIDDLKNDLILYESQEKFIINLWNEIWSNANSNYKLLKEFDSQTRKSKEEADSALETVNKIEITVKATLLQIQNYQDNVQQAIKNANLASQKAQQANQLANNASIIAEGVKRESELLFKNSTLLSEEAALMFDRVQNTEGELKNLIEKTRSNTSLINEAKEKVGRAGKDTQEVSDKVKNLLTDIESIMSELQNSPGIDDNDVDRLEEQIRITEEKIRAANLDETLEQLKEERKAKDELIENYKKKISMLEYEVENIERVVEALPTGCYRRVELEP; via the exons ATGGGCCATCGGAGATGTTTcgcattattattttttctttttactctGACGAAGATAAGTCGATGCACTCTTTGGGATGGAATAACGCCTTGGTATACGGGATCCA AATGCAATTGTAACGGATATTCCAATAGATGTTACTTCGACCAAAAGCTGTACGAAAAGACGGGACATGGTGGTCACTGTCTGGACTGTACAGCTAATAGAGACGGAGTCAACTGTGAAAGATGCAGAGACAATTTCTATATGAGACAAGATGGATATTGTATACCGTGCGATTGTAACAGAATTGGATCAAGAAATTTGCAGTGTAACGATGAAGGAATATGTTCTTGTATGCCTGGCGTAACTGGAGAAAAATGCGATAGATGCGAAATCAATTTCTATGATTTCTCTGCTTACGGTTGTAAAAATTGTTCATGTTCACAAGTGGGGTCTACTGATAACCAACCAAGATGTAATCCTTATTCCGGAACATGTTATTGTAAAGAGAATGTAGAGGGGAAAAGGTGTCGTGAGTGCAAACCTGGTTTCTTCGATCTTCAATTGGAAAATCCATTCGGATGTACACCATGCTTTTGTTACGGACATTCTTCCAGTTGTAAATCAACTCCTGGATACTCAAAGTATACTATTGAATCAACTTTTGCGAGAAGCGATGAAAAATGGACAGCTGAAGATATTAATGGAAGATCTTCTCCATTGAAATACGATTCGTTCACTCAAAGCATAGGTGTGAGGTGCTTAGAGGacgaaattatatattttgcgGCTCCGTATAGATTTTTAGGTGATCAGAGATCATCGTACAATCAACTTTTAGAATTTATACTGAAAATTGGTAACAACAGACCAACTCCATCGGCAACCGATGTTATTATCGAAGGAAATGGTTTGTCTATATCTAATACAATCTTTTCACAACAAAATAAGTTGCCTTCGATACAA GctcaaaaatttagttttcgCCTTAATGAGCATCCTAATTACGGATGGCAACCAAGGGTATCTTCCTTTGTCTTTATCTCCATTATAACAAACATAACTGCTATTAAAATTAAAGGAACGTATGGTTTCGGTGGTGTTGGATACATGGAAAAATTTAGATTAGAATCTGCTCTAAGAGGAGGCGCTGGTGAACCTGCTCATTGGATAGAAACATGCGATTGCCCAACAG GTTACACTGGGCAGTTTTGTGAATCGTGTGCTCCAGGATATAGACATTCGCCAGCGAGAAACGACCCTTTCTTACCTTGTGTACCGTGTGACTGCAACAATCACGCCAGCCTCTGTGATTCAGAAACAGGTAAATGCATTTGTCAACACAACACAACGGGAGAAAACTGCCAATACTGCAACAGAGGATATTATGGGAACGCCCTAAAAG GTACCCCCAACGATTGTCAACCTTGTGGTTGTCCTAACAACGGTCCTTGTATCCAGATCGACGACAAACACATCATGTGTACGGAGTGTCCCACAGGATATACTGGACATAGATGTGAATTTTGCTCGGACGGTTATTTTGGAGATCCTTCGGGACAATTTGGACCAATCGCTCCTTGTAAAATATGCGACTGTAACAGAAATATTGACCCGAACGCTATCGGAAATTGTAATACGACTACTGGGGAATGTCtcaaatgtatttataataCAGGAGGTGCCAAGTGTGACGTTTGTTTATCGG GTTTTTATGGGAACGCGCTGGTACAACCAAAAGGAGATTGTAAGCGATGCGAATGCGATCTTCCTGGAACTGAAACGGACTTAAGAGGCGCCGCTATATGTGACCAAACCACTGGTACTTGTCAGTGTAAGAACCACGTAATTGGCAGAAATTGCGACAAGTGTGAAGACGGGTATTTCAATTTGCTCAGTGGACACGGTTGTCAAAATTGTAATTGCGACACTATAGGATCGATAAATCAAACTTGTGACGGTACTACGGGGAAATGTTATTGTAGAGCTGGTATTACAGG TTTGAGATGCGATCGATGCGAAAATAAACACTACGGATTCTCAATTGAAGGATGTAAAGCGTGTGATTGTGACCCTTTGGGCTCCGTTGATCTTCAGTGTGATAATTTTGGTCAATGTTTATGCTTAGATAACGTCGAGGGCAAAAAATGTGATAgatgtaaagaaaataaatacgaTAGGCGAAGAGGATGCATCGAATGTCCCGAATGCTACAAATTAGTTCAACGCTCCTTGAAAAATCACACCGACAAGTTAGATATGTTGAATCAAGTATTATACgatattgaaacaaaaccaaCCGTTGTATCTGACGATGAATTTCCacaaaaattaatggaaaaacaaaaagaagtcgCTGAATTATACGAAAACTCCAGTAATATGCTTTCCGAGGAAGGATTATTTGTTAAAGTAGATAAAATACGGAGCGGTACGACAAATATTTGGAGAACTCTATCAGAAATCGACGAAAACCTCTACAATAtagaaaacacaaattttttgactaaaaacaatttgaatCATATTGACGAACTAGTCgaagaatttaaagaaaaaattgatgaagtaGAAGAAGACCTGTTAGTGAAAGGAACGCGCTCACTAAAAGAAGCTCAAGAAAGAGCTATTATTGCCGGAGAACATTCGGAGAAGATGACAGCGATTTCGCAAGACGCGAGAGATCTGGCGAATAATCTTCAACTACAAGCTCTAAATATCGAAGAAACAGCCTTAAAATCAAAGTTACGATCTATAGAAGCTTATAAAACAGCTAAAAATTCCTTAGCAACGCAAGGACAAATTACAGATTTATTAAGATATTTAAGAAACGAACTTCAGAAAACAGAACAACAATTATATGCTTCGAAAGAATGGACTAAAGAAGTTAGTGATAAAGCGCAAACTGTTAAAAAGAATGCCTTGCTTTTATTTAACGAAATTGAAAATCTCATTATACCGAAAATAGATATCGATGAGTTTGTAGAAAAATCTcgtgaattaaaacaaaaagctCTTGATTTCAAATCGAgatataacaatattttaaaagaaagcGAGGACGTAAAAAATAGAATCGCACAACAAATAATTGCCAGTAAAGAGCTACTTGCAGTAGCTTTGAAACAACAAGAAGAAAtagatgatttaaaaaatgatttaattttatatgaaagtCAAGAAAAGTTCATCATTAATCTTTGGAACGAAATATGGAGTAATGCAAACAGCAACTACAAATTACTAAaag agtTTGATTCTCAAACAAGAAAAAGCAAGGAAGAAGCTGATTCAGCTTTAGAAACCGTTAATAAAATAGAGATTACTGTGAAGGCAACTCTgttacaaattcaaaattatcaagACAACGTTCAACAAGCTATTAAAAATGCAAATTTGGCATCACAAAAAGCACAACAAGCTAATCAACTGGCAAATAATGCATCAATTATTGCCGAAGGTGTTAAAAGGGAATCagaattattgtttaaaaattctaCGTTATTATCTGAAGAAGCTGCTCTGATGTTTGATAGAGTGCAGAATACTGAAGGCGAATTGaagaatttgatagaaaaaactAGAAGTAATACTAGTTTGATTAATGAAGCGAAAGAAAAA GTTGGTCGCGCTGGAAAAGACACTCAAGaagtatctgacaaagttaaaaaTCTACTAACTGATATCGAGAGTATAATGTCCGAACTACAGAACTCACCAGGAATTGACGATAACGACGTCGATAGACTAGAAGAACAAATTAGAAtaactgaagaaaaaataagagCAGCAAACTTAGATGAAACGTTAGAACAACTTAAAGAAGAACGAAAAGCGAAGGAcgaattgattgaaaattacaaaaaaaaaatatcaatgttaGAATACGAAGTAGAAAATATCGAGAGAGTTGTCGAAGCCCTTCCGACTGGATGTTATAGACGAGTAGAATTGGAGCCatag
- the LOC130904039 gene encoding uncharacterized protein LOC130904039 isoform X3 produces MQTYKICNTDLSYFSKTKDVVEEQQQTSKCTILKKDNGKWFSPRRLSPVHNKDSVPSITTISQMRKQTYQSANNIYAENENWYYRFNPITASWPINFRPILENKSIGTVPSSGSIKSDGLLKHRSTITTLSGSGKETRDAANFVAPCPKHIHRLALPPFKNPLKQKDTTQFADGQKINKCPLVTKGQHFTIGTQVSLIFIDPKNVNNMYKTNDDISIRSKVKNGKTKHSGKSNTSISSWDYFDDRLPENRRWEEKRITGISTRQRSNPILTRSKQELYKNLDSPSAQMMTGNGGRNYFPGKKYNKQLFHVYPMQCSSNYKHPDIDREDTELHMSSKPERVIPTVRNSSGTLNYNEIDNQESRMNNYFSSGLPKKNTYKLPDSDEFVNRNSQLTSSVEAIPATFKDSIPKCSLHNNVGCQNSICKTKSSYLLRRHRYYEAIMDQVHYIKRRIKSLNFTLRDVEQLFSLIEKANEDLMNYPEDPKDKLLAKKNKLKWEGFHKKVKSSKDETKYTLDTIKQLEQLFDTVLMNIEMCENKFDPSDKQ; encoded by the exons ATGCAAACCTACAAAATTTGCAATACAgatttaagttatttttcaaaaactaaagaTGTAGTTGAAGAACAACAACAAACTTCTAAATGTACAATTCTAAAGAAAGACAACGGGAAATGGTTCAGTCCACGAAG gcTCTCACCAGTTCATAATAAAGACTCGGTGCCTTCAATTACCACGATATCTCAGATGAGAAAGCAGACTTACCAAAGCGCAAATAACATATATGCTGAGAACGAAAATTGGTATTATCGTTTCAATCCGATAACGGCAAGTTGGCCAATCAACTTTCGAccaatatt GGAGAATAAATCAATTGGTACCGTACCGTCAAGTGGTAGTATAAAGAGTGATGGTTTGTTAAAACATAGGAGTACCATAACAACGTTGAGTGGATCTGGAAAAGAGACGAG gGATGCCGCTAATTTCGTAGCTCCTTGTCCTAAACATATACATAGACTCGCACTTCCTCCTTTCAAGAATCCTTTGAAACAAAAAGATACAACCCAGTTTGCAGATGgtcagaaaattaataaatg TCCCCTAGTTACCAAAGGACAGCATTTTACCATCGGTACCCAAGTGAGTTTGATATTCATTGACCCTAAAAATGTGAACAATATGTATAAAACGAACGACGATATCTCAATTCGATCTAAagtgaaaaatggaaaaac caAACATTCTGGAAAATCCAATACAAGCATTAGTAGTTGGGATTATTTTGATGATAGGTTACCGGAAAATAGGCGTTGGGAGGAAAAACGCATTACAGGAATATCAACCAGGCAAAG GTCCAATCCTATACTAACCCGTTCGAAACaggaattgtataaaaatttagatAGTCCCTCGGCACAAATGATGACCGGCAATGGTGGCAGAAACTACTTTCCcggtaaaaaatataacaaacaattATTCCATGTGTATCCTATGCAGTGTTCCTCCAATTATAAACATCCTGATATAGA CAGAGAAGATACTGAATTACATATGTCGTCGAAACCTGAACGCGTGATACCGACAGTGAGAAATTCTTCAGGAACATTAAA ttacAATGAAATAGACAACCAAGAAAGTAGAATGAATAACTATTTCAGTTCAGGATTACCGAAAAAAAATAC ataTAAACTTCCCGATTCGGACGAATTCGTAAACAGAAATTCTCAATTAACATCTTCTGTCGAAGCTATACCAGCAACGTTCAAAGATTCGATACCGAAATGCTCGTTGCACAACAACGTCGGCTGTCAAAATTCAATATGTAAAACCAAATCATCTTATTTGCTAAGAAGACACCGTTATTATGAAGCTATAATGGATCAGGTACATTATATAAAGCGGAGAATCAAATCTTTGAATTTTACTCTGAGAGATGTGGAGCAGCTCTTCAGTTTAATTGAAAAAGCTAATGAGGATTTAATGAACTATCCGGAAGATCCTAAAGATAAATTGTTGGCGAAGAAAAACAAACTTAAATGGGAAG GTTTccataaaaaagtaaaatccAGTAAGGACGAAACGAAGTATACCCTGGACACAATCAAACAACTTGAACAACTCTTTGATACGGTTTTGATGAACATTGAAATGTGCGAAAACAAATTTGATCCGTCTGATAAACAG taa
- the LOC130904039 gene encoding uncharacterized protein LOC130904039 isoform X2, translating into MQTYKICNTDLSYFSKTKDVVEEQQQTSKCTILKKDNGKWFSPRRLSPVHNKDSVPSITTISQMRKQTYQSANNIYAENENWYYRFNPITASWPINFRPILENKSIGTVPSSGSIKSDGLLKHRSTITTLSGSGKETRDAANFVAPCPKHIHRLALPPFKNPLKQKDTTQFADGQKINKCPLVTKGQHFTIGTQVSLIFIDPKNVNNMYKTNDDISIRSKVKNGKTKHSGKSNTSISSWDYFDDRLPENRRWEEKRITGISTRQRSNPILTRSKQELYKNLDSPSAQMMTGNGGRNYFPGKKYNKQLFHVYPMQCSSNYKHPDIEEDTELHMSSKPERVIPTVRNSSGTLNYNEIDNQESRMNNYFSSGLPKKNTYKLPDSDEFVNRNSQLTSSVEAIPATFKDSIPKCSLHNNVGCQNSICKTKSSYLLRRHRYYEAIMDQVHYIKRRIKSLNFTLRDVEQLFSLIEKANEDLMNYPEDPKDKLLAKKNKLKWEGFHKKVKSSKDETKYTLDTIKQLEQLFDTVLMNIEMCENKFDPSDKQLGDRRNLQLSLIELEENLKEFEFLRNCKKGWIHKQLILLNDYEMELIKIRNILQSIILS; encoded by the exons ATGCAAACCTACAAAATTTGCAATACAgatttaagttatttttcaaaaactaaagaTGTAGTTGAAGAACAACAACAAACTTCTAAATGTACAATTCTAAAGAAAGACAACGGGAAATGGTTCAGTCCACGAAG gcTCTCACCAGTTCATAATAAAGACTCGGTGCCTTCAATTACCACGATATCTCAGATGAGAAAGCAGACTTACCAAAGCGCAAATAACATATATGCTGAGAACGAAAATTGGTATTATCGTTTCAATCCGATAACGGCAAGTTGGCCAATCAACTTTCGAccaatatt GGAGAATAAATCAATTGGTACCGTACCGTCAAGTGGTAGTATAAAGAGTGATGGTTTGTTAAAACATAGGAGTACCATAACAACGTTGAGTGGATCTGGAAAAGAGACGAG gGATGCCGCTAATTTCGTAGCTCCTTGTCCTAAACATATACATAGACTCGCACTTCCTCCTTTCAAGAATCCTTTGAAACAAAAAGATACAACCCAGTTTGCAGATGgtcagaaaattaataaatg TCCCCTAGTTACCAAAGGACAGCATTTTACCATCGGTACCCAAGTGAGTTTGATATTCATTGACCCTAAAAATGTGAACAATATGTATAAAACGAACGACGATATCTCAATTCGATCTAAagtgaaaaatggaaaaac caAACATTCTGGAAAATCCAATACAAGCATTAGTAGTTGGGATTATTTTGATGATAGGTTACCGGAAAATAGGCGTTGGGAGGAAAAACGCATTACAGGAATATCAACCAGGCAAAG GTCCAATCCTATACTAACCCGTTCGAAACaggaattgtataaaaatttagatAGTCCCTCGGCACAAATGATGACCGGCAATGGTGGCAGAAACTACTTTCCcggtaaaaaatataacaaacaattATTCCATGTGTATCCTATGCAGTGTTCCTCCAATTATAAACATCCTGATATAGA AGAAGATACTGAATTACATATGTCGTCGAAACCTGAACGCGTGATACCGACAGTGAGAAATTCTTCAGGAACATTAAA ttacAATGAAATAGACAACCAAGAAAGTAGAATGAATAACTATTTCAGTTCAGGATTACCGAAAAAAAATAC ataTAAACTTCCCGATTCGGACGAATTCGTAAACAGAAATTCTCAATTAACATCTTCTGTCGAAGCTATACCAGCAACGTTCAAAGATTCGATACCGAAATGCTCGTTGCACAACAACGTCGGCTGTCAAAATTCAATATGTAAAACCAAATCATCTTATTTGCTAAGAAGACACCGTTATTATGAAGCTATAATGGATCAGGTACATTATATAAAGCGGAGAATCAAATCTTTGAATTTTACTCTGAGAGATGTGGAGCAGCTCTTCAGTTTAATTGAAAAAGCTAATGAGGATTTAATGAACTATCCGGAAGATCCTAAAGATAAATTGTTGGCGAAGAAAAACAAACTTAAATGGGAAG GTTTccataaaaaagtaaaatccAGTAAGGACGAAACGAAGTATACCCTGGACACAATCAAACAACTTGAACAACTCTTTGATACGGTTTTGATGAACATTGAAATGTGCGAAAACAAATTTGATCCGTCTGATAAACAG CTTGGTGATAGACGTAATTTACAACTGAGTTTGATCgaacttgaagaaaatctaaaagaatttgaatttttgagaaattgtaaaaaaggtTGGATACACAAGCAACTGATTCTTCTAAACGATTACGAGATGGAACTAatcaaaattcgaaatattctaCAAAGTATTATCTTATCATAA
- the LOC130904039 gene encoding uncharacterized protein LOC130904039 isoform X1: MQTYKICNTDLSYFSKTKDVVEEQQQTSKCTILKKDNGKWFSPRRLSPVHNKDSVPSITTISQMRKQTYQSANNIYAENENWYYRFNPITASWPINFRPILENKSIGTVPSSGSIKSDGLLKHRSTITTLSGSGKETRDAANFVAPCPKHIHRLALPPFKNPLKQKDTTQFADGQKINKCPLVTKGQHFTIGTQVSLIFIDPKNVNNMYKTNDDISIRSKVKNGKTKHSGKSNTSISSWDYFDDRLPENRRWEEKRITGISTRQRSNPILTRSKQELYKNLDSPSAQMMTGNGGRNYFPGKKYNKQLFHVYPMQCSSNYKHPDIDREDTELHMSSKPERVIPTVRNSSGTLNYNEIDNQESRMNNYFSSGLPKKNTYKLPDSDEFVNRNSQLTSSVEAIPATFKDSIPKCSLHNNVGCQNSICKTKSSYLLRRHRYYEAIMDQVHYIKRRIKSLNFTLRDVEQLFSLIEKANEDLMNYPEDPKDKLLAKKNKLKWEGFHKKVKSSKDETKYTLDTIKQLEQLFDTVLMNIEMCENKFDPSDKQLGDRRNLQLSLIELEENLKEFEFLRNCKKGWIHKQLILLNDYEMELIKIRNILQSIILS; the protein is encoded by the exons ATGCAAACCTACAAAATTTGCAATACAgatttaagttatttttcaaaaactaaagaTGTAGTTGAAGAACAACAACAAACTTCTAAATGTACAATTCTAAAGAAAGACAACGGGAAATGGTTCAGTCCACGAAG gcTCTCACCAGTTCATAATAAAGACTCGGTGCCTTCAATTACCACGATATCTCAGATGAGAAAGCAGACTTACCAAAGCGCAAATAACATATATGCTGAGAACGAAAATTGGTATTATCGTTTCAATCCGATAACGGCAAGTTGGCCAATCAACTTTCGAccaatatt GGAGAATAAATCAATTGGTACCGTACCGTCAAGTGGTAGTATAAAGAGTGATGGTTTGTTAAAACATAGGAGTACCATAACAACGTTGAGTGGATCTGGAAAAGAGACGAG gGATGCCGCTAATTTCGTAGCTCCTTGTCCTAAACATATACATAGACTCGCACTTCCTCCTTTCAAGAATCCTTTGAAACAAAAAGATACAACCCAGTTTGCAGATGgtcagaaaattaataaatg TCCCCTAGTTACCAAAGGACAGCATTTTACCATCGGTACCCAAGTGAGTTTGATATTCATTGACCCTAAAAATGTGAACAATATGTATAAAACGAACGACGATATCTCAATTCGATCTAAagtgaaaaatggaaaaac caAACATTCTGGAAAATCCAATACAAGCATTAGTAGTTGGGATTATTTTGATGATAGGTTACCGGAAAATAGGCGTTGGGAGGAAAAACGCATTACAGGAATATCAACCAGGCAAAG GTCCAATCCTATACTAACCCGTTCGAAACaggaattgtataaaaatttagatAGTCCCTCGGCACAAATGATGACCGGCAATGGTGGCAGAAACTACTTTCCcggtaaaaaatataacaaacaattATTCCATGTGTATCCTATGCAGTGTTCCTCCAATTATAAACATCCTGATATAGA CAGAGAAGATACTGAATTACATATGTCGTCGAAACCTGAACGCGTGATACCGACAGTGAGAAATTCTTCAGGAACATTAAA ttacAATGAAATAGACAACCAAGAAAGTAGAATGAATAACTATTTCAGTTCAGGATTACCGAAAAAAAATAC ataTAAACTTCCCGATTCGGACGAATTCGTAAACAGAAATTCTCAATTAACATCTTCTGTCGAAGCTATACCAGCAACGTTCAAAGATTCGATACCGAAATGCTCGTTGCACAACAACGTCGGCTGTCAAAATTCAATATGTAAAACCAAATCATCTTATTTGCTAAGAAGACACCGTTATTATGAAGCTATAATGGATCAGGTACATTATATAAAGCGGAGAATCAAATCTTTGAATTTTACTCTGAGAGATGTGGAGCAGCTCTTCAGTTTAATTGAAAAAGCTAATGAGGATTTAATGAACTATCCGGAAGATCCTAAAGATAAATTGTTGGCGAAGAAAAACAAACTTAAATGGGAAG GTTTccataaaaaagtaaaatccAGTAAGGACGAAACGAAGTATACCCTGGACACAATCAAACAACTTGAACAACTCTTTGATACGGTTTTGATGAACATTGAAATGTGCGAAAACAAATTTGATCCGTCTGATAAACAG CTTGGTGATAGACGTAATTTACAACTGAGTTTGATCgaacttgaagaaaatctaaaagaatttgaatttttgagaaattgtaaaaaaggtTGGATACACAAGCAACTGATTCTTCTAAACGATTACGAGATGGAACTAatcaaaattcgaaatattctaCAAAGTATTATCTTATCATAA
- the LOC130904042 gene encoding keratin-associated protein 5-5-like: MKSCCQDGKCSCCLDISCCKVDKSSCCDRKQCCETKSCERDDKPPCCQGGKCSCCPIKTCCKGDKTSCCDGNQCCKDGPSSCSKGAICICCEKKPCKRNDKPPCCPIKTCCKGDQSSCCDGNQCCKDGPSSCSKGAICICCEKKPCKRNDKPCCTIKTCCKGDQSSCCDGNQCCKDGPSTCSKGAICICCERKPCERNDKPPCCPIKTCCKGDQSSCCDGNQCCKDDIRSKNRNCTCCENC; the protein is encoded by the coding sequence ATGAAGTCCTGCTGTCAAGATGGAAAATGTTCTTGCTGCTTAGATATTTCTTGTTGCAAAGTAGATAAAAGTTCCTGCTGCGATAGAAAACAGTGCTGTGAAACCAAATCATGCGAAAGAGATGATAAACCTCCGTGCTGTCAAGGTGGAAAATGCTCTTGCTGTCCGATAAAAACTTGTTGCAAAGGAGACAAAACTTCCTGCTGCGATGGAAACCAGTGCTGTAAAGATGGCCCAAGCTCCTGCTCTAAAGGTGCCATATGTATTTGCTGTGAAAAGAAACCATGCAAAAGAAATGATAAACCTCCTTGCTGCCCGATAAAAACTTGTTGCAAAGGAGATCAAAGTTCCTGCTGCGATGGAAACCAGTGCTGTAAAGATGGCCCAAGCTCCTGCTCTAAAGGTGCCATATGTATTTGCTGTGAAAAGAAACCATGCAAAAGAAATGATAAACCTTGCTGCACGATAAAAACTTGTTGTAAAGGAGATCAAAGTTCCTGCTGCGATGGAAACCAGTGCTGTAAAGATGGCCCAAGCACCTGCTCTAAAGGTGCCATATGTATTTGCTGTGAAAGGAAACCATGCGAAAGAAATGATAAACCTCCTTGCTGCCCGATAAAAACTTGTTGCAAAGGAGATCAAAGTTCCTGCTGCGATGGAAACCAGTGCTGTAAAGATGACATCCGctctaaaaatagaaattgtacTTGCTGCGAAAATTGTTAA